From a single Anaerolineaceae bacterium oral taxon 439 genomic region:
- a CDS encoding GNAT family N-acetyltransferase yields the protein MEIRNLTAEDYDAVYDLWVRTPGMGLNTTDDSRAGFAKFIARNPTSCFAAIDGTGLAGVILAGHDGRRGYIYHLCVDSEFRRGGLARRLVESALDALEREGIQKAALVVFARNEGGNAFWEKIGFGVRNDLIYRNRSIHELERIDT from the coding sequence ATCGAAATTCGCAATCTGACGGCGGAGGATTACGACGCGGTTTACGATTTATGGGTCCGGACGCCGGGAATGGGGCTGAATACGACGGACGACAGCCGGGCTGGGTTCGCGAAATTCATTGCCCGGAATCCGACGAGCTGTTTCGCTGCGATCGACGGAACGGGGTTGGCCGGCGTAATTTTAGCGGGTCATGACGGACGGCGCGGTTATATCTATCATCTCTGCGTCGATTCGGAGTTCCGCCGGGGCGGCCTTGCGCGGCGGCTCGTCGAATCAGCGTTGGACGCGCTCGAACGGGAAGGAATCCAAAAAGCCGCTCTCGTCGTTTTTGCGCGGAACGAGGGCGGGAACGCCTTCTGGGAAAAAATCGGTTTCGGCGTCCGGAACGACCTGATTTACCGCAACCGGTCGATTCATGAGCTGGAGCGGATCGACACGTGA
- a CDS encoding ATP-dependent DNA helicase, translating into MAESQNIEYKESWRDEYLKWICGFANAQGGTIYIGINDTGNVIGVKNIKKLMEDIPNKIQTGLGILTEVNKHTKDGLNYIEIKVEPSSFPVSYHGEYHYRSGSTKQQLTGIALSQFIMRKTGFHWEDVTVDNISVEDLDAESFKIFRREALRSKRMTASELNISNAELLSKLRLMSNGKLKRAAVLLFYSDPQIVQTGSYVKVGKFDHKGTVVYHHDLEESLMVNASKVIDLIYLMYLKAKISYEHDVRVEEYPYAREAIREAVYNAIIHNCYMYGAPIQIRIEDEAMIISNCCIFPEGWTVDTLMQPHNSRPYNPDMANVFYRAGFIENWGQGIQKICDECRTIGAELPEYELIGTTLRVHFKALQRALIDQPEKPKGQSATRMGPLDDTMALKILNAIKEDPSGTINQISERTGIARRTLIRHMGFMRKKGRIERIGGRRYGHWQINE; encoded by the coding sequence ATGGCAGAAAGTCAAAACATCGAATATAAAGAATCCTGGCGGGACGAGTATCTGAAGTGGATCTGCGGCTTTGCCAATGCTCAGGGAGGAACAATCTACATCGGCATCAACGATACAGGGAATGTCATTGGGGTAAAGAATATAAAAAAGCTGATGGAGGATATCCCGAATAAAATTCAAACCGGATTGGGTATCCTGACAGAGGTCAATAAGCATACAAAAGATGGTCTTAATTATATTGAGATCAAGGTTGAACCAAGCAGCTTTCCTGTAAGCTATCACGGAGAATACCACTATCGGAGTGGAAGTACGAAACAGCAGCTGACAGGCATTGCTTTGTCGCAATTTATTATGCGCAAGACGGGCTTTCACTGGGAAGATGTTACAGTTGATAATATTTCAGTGGAAGATCTGGATGCAGAAAGCTTCAAAATATTCCGAAGAGAAGCACTCAGAAGCAAACGGATGACGGCGTCAGAACTGAATATATCGAATGCAGAGTTGCTCAGCAAGCTGCGCCTCATGTCAAATGGCAAGCTCAAAAGAGCAGCAGTGCTGTTGTTCTACAGCGATCCTCAAATTGTTCAGACTGGAAGCTATGTAAAGGTAGGCAAGTTCGATCATAAAGGGACGGTTGTCTACCATCACGATCTTGAGGAATCGCTTATGGTCAACGCGAGCAAAGTCATTGATCTGATCTATCTGATGTATCTGAAAGCAAAAATCAGTTATGAGCATGATGTGCGTGTTGAAGAATACCCCTATGCCAGAGAAGCTATCCGTGAAGCAGTGTATAACGCTATTATTCACAACTGCTACATGTACGGCGCGCCAATTCAGATTCGAATCGAAGATGAGGCAATGATCATCAGCAATTGCTGTATTTTCCCTGAAGGCTGGACGGTTGATACTTTAATGCAGCCGCATAATTCCAGACCGTACAATCCGGATATGGCGAATGTTTTTTATCGGGCCGGTTTTATTGAAAACTGGGGACAGGGTATTCAGAAGATCTGTGATGAATGCAGAACAATAGGAGCAGAGCTTCCAGAATATGAGCTGATAGGAACTACCCTGCGAGTTCATTTCAAAGCCCTCCAAAGGGCTCTTATCGACCAGCCTGAAAAGCCAAAGGGCCAAAGTGCCACCCGCATGGGCCCTTTGGATGATACAATGGCACTAAAGATACTTAACGCAATAAAAGAAGATCCATCAGGCACGATAAACCAGATATCAGAGCGAACCGGAATAGCCAGAAGAACATTAATAAGGCATATGGGCTTTATGAGAAAGAAAGGGCGCATAGAACGTATTGGCGGCAGGCGCTACGGCCATTGGCAGATTAATGAATGA